A region of the Romboutsia hominis genome:
AGATAATGATTTCTATTTTGATGATATGGATATGGAAACTATGTATATGGATCAAGATATGAATATGATGCCTCAGATGCCGGGTAACATGCCTATGATGCCTAATATGATGGGTAGTATGCCTATGATGCCCCAGATGATGGGTTGTATGCCTATGATGCCTAATATGATGATGCCTATGATACCAGGCATGATGTATAATCCTTATATGATGATGGGTATGATGCCTCAAATAAACATGGAAGAATTTGATGAGGAAGAAATGTAAATTTTTTTAATTTAATTGTTATAAAATTTTAAAACTTGTCCAAAATAATAATGTATTCCTCATAATATTCCCCCAATATTATAAATACAGAATAAAGCCACTGACAGTTAAGTCGTGGCTTTATTTTTTATCAATAATTTACTATTCTAAGAAATAATCAAAGTCATCTGCACCAGATTCTACGAAATCATAAAGTACATTTTCCTCAAAATACATTTCTTCTTTAATCTCTATATAGTCAGAATAATTACATTGAAGTAATTTGTTTATATATTTTTTATCTCTATTATTGTAAGTTCCTACAAAAAACTCATTACCTATTTGATAATAAATAGCTTTTATGTCATTACTTATAAGGTACACTTCTTTTGCTACATGATGGTTATCAAAATTAAATCTAGTGAAGAATGTCCCCTCTTCCATATCACTTCTTAATAAAAATGGATTATCTATATAAAACTTTTCTATAAACTCTTCCTTATTTTTCAAGCTATAAATGCTTACAAACTCTTCTTTTGATATTTCATCAAAAACTTCAAAGTCAAAAATTCCTTCTTTATCTCCTACTAAAATAGAGTTTATCTTAAATCCATTTTCTTCTTTTGATATACTAAAAGCTATTCTACATATATAATATCCATCACTATCTTCGTAAAGTGCTTCGCTTATATACCTTTCATTACCTTTTGGTATTACTTTATTTTTTAGAAGTGTTCCATTTATATTTGTAATATGCATATTACTTATTTCTTCACTTCCTGAGAAATATCTTAAGCTTTCTCTATCCCATGCTATAAATCTCATAGTCATATAATTTATAAATTCTACTTCATCAGTAATTTTCTTGCAAATTTTAGGATATATGTCTTCAAGTTTTAATTTTGGTTCATAATTTTCTATAATATCTATATACTCTTTTACCTCTCCTGGTAATGGTTTTTCATAGTAAGAATTTTTATTTCCATAGTAATTAACTAGAAATAAAGCTTCTTCTTCTGATATATCTATTCTATCAGCTCCCAATCCACCCATTAACCTTTCTTCTTCTCTATGAGATTCTTCTATAGTAGGATTTTTTAAGCTTACATAGTCTGCTAACCCAAGTCCTTCTGAATCTAACAAAAAGTATTGATATATCTTATCATTTTTTTCTTGCCATATTATTAAAAGTCCCATACTTCCCATTAATCTAGAATTGGTTACCTTTGCATATTTGAATTTCACAAAATCACTTCCTTATTGGAGATATTTATTTAATAAATTTTTTTAATATCAATATAATTTCTTATTAATACATATGTTATAAATAACATATAATCTCATAAGATATTTTACAATTAGATTTTAACTATTAACTATAAATTATAATATAAAATAATAAAATCTACCAAAAAAAATTTAAATTTATTTTGTATAAGTTCACAACTTAAATAAATTTTGTAATATAATAAAATAAATGTTTAATAGAGGTGATATTAATGAGAAATATAGCAGCTTTTTTTGATATAGATGGTACTCTATATAGAGACTCTCTTATGGTTGAACATTTTAAAAAGCTCATTAAGTATGACATAATAGATCAAAAAGCATGGTACGATAATGCAAGAGATGCTTTTATGAATTGGGATAAAAGACAAGGTAATTATGATGATTATCTAGATGATGTTTGTAATTTATATGTAGAATCTCTAATTGGACTTGATAAAAATTATATTGATTTTACTAGTGACCAAGTTATAAAGCTTAAATCAGATAGAGTGTATAAATACACTCGTTCAAGAATAAAATGGCACTTAGAAAATAATCACATAGTAATATTTATATCTGGTAGTCCTGATTTCTTAGTTGGAAAAATGGCTGAAAAATATAATGTTACTGATTTTATAGGAAGTAATTATGTTTTTGAAAATGGAACGTTCAATGGCACAGTAATTCCTATGTGGGACTCTAAAAGTAAGAACACTGCTATTGATGACTTCGTAAAAAAATATAATATAGACTTATCTATTTCTTATGCTTACGGAGATACAAATGGTGATATTAATATGTTAAGAAGAGTTGGCAACCCTATAGCTATAAATCCAACTAAAGAACTTCTAAATCATATAGCAAAAGATCCTGTTATATCTAATGCTGCTAAAATAGTAGTCGAAAGAAAAGATATAATATATTCACTTTCTCCGAATGTAGATATCCTTAGTATATAACATAAATTTAATTATCGAATTTAGATAATTTTCAATAATAAATATTTGAAAAGTCCTTGATATAATAATTCTTGGACTTTTTAACTTATTAAAGGAGGTTAATATGAATTCTAAAGAAAATAATTCAAGTAAAAACTTAGAAGATTCTATAGAAAAGCTTAGTAAAAACTTATATCTTGAATCACCTGACTTGTGGATTGAGTTTTCAGGAAAAGTAAATGATAATATTTTCGATGAAATGGTGCTGTTCTTTGCTATTAAATATAATTATAAATCAATAGTAGAACATGCTATAAGCAATAACCTTATAGACCTAAATGCACCTTCTAGAAATAATGATTATCCTAATATAAAAGAACATCTTATTTTCATAGCAAAACAAAATAAGTCTTTAGATATACTTAACTATCTTGAAGCTTCTTCATCTTGTAATAATATTGATAAAGATACAATAGTGAAAAAAATAGACGATTCTACATCTAATTCAAATGCCAATAAAGGAAATAAATATTTTCCTAGATATCTTTGTGATCATTGTAATCACAATATTTTTGAATCTGGGTATAGAGTTTCTGAGTCTATAGAGTATAAATATTCATTAGAAAATGATAAACCCATAGAAGTTTCTAGAAAACTATCTAACTTAGTAGTGTGCTGCAATTGTAATAAAGATCTTAAGGATATATCTATTGAGAGCTTAAATGAATTATGTTCTATACAAAATTGTACGAATTGTGGTTCAAATTTAACTGTAGTTGGAATCACAGATAAGTCTAAAATGTCATTTGATAATAATCTAGGTAAATTTTCTAATATATCTAAGTCTTATCACTGTTCTAAGTGTGACTCAAAAATTAGTGAAAAGCAAAGAGAATTTTTTAATATAGTTAGATAGAAACTAATTGTATTCTATGAAGTATTCTCGCTAAATTTATATAATAAAATTTATAAAATAAGGAGCATCTTTAGATTGATATAATCATTCTAAGATGCTCCTTTTTATAAATTTATATATTTTTTAATATTTTTTTAAGCTTATTATTGTAATACTCTATAAACAAACTATAAATATGGTCATATACTAAAAATGTGACTTCAAAAAACACTATTGTAAAAATATTTATAGGTATATATACAAATTCTTTTATTATAAAAAACACAATGCCTATTGAAATATTGGCAAATACTAATTTTAATATATATTCAATGTATATTGATCTATCTTGTTCTATTATATATTTGAATAGTCCATACAATCCAAAAGTAAATATATATAAAATCCATTGAAACTTATTAGCCATAACAAAAAAGCTTAGTGTAAACACTCCTAAATAAAATACAACTCCCCTTTTAGGACCAAACTCCATTATAATTATAGAAATTACTAGTGAGGCAATTCCCATTAAAAATAATGTATTTATAGGTATTATATTTATAAGCATTAATAAAATTATGTTTATTGCTAATAAAACTCCTCCTAAAGCTATTTTTTTACTCATATTAATACCCTTAGAAGCAATCTACCAAGTCACCACCACAGCACTCACAACAAGAATCTAAACACCATAGCTTCATACAATCTTCACAACAATCATCTCCACAACAGCAACAACAATCATCACAGCAACAACAACAGCAACCGTCTAGGTCTGAACGTCTTCTTCTGTTGTATCTATATGATCTATCTCTATAATCATCTCTGTAGAAGTTGTATTGTTTTAAAGCTTTTTCATATTCAGGATTACCAGGTTCTATGGCATTAGCTTTTTTTATACATTCTTCACCTTCTTCATAGTATCCTATATTCATAGCAGATACTCCATTTAGGTAATACCAATTTGCACATCTATCTTTCATTTTATTTAATAGCTCATGTGCCTTTTCAAAATCTTTGTTATTCATTAACTTAATTATGGGGCTAAACATTTCATTATTATAAGTATTACTGTACATTTACTTCACACCCTTTTTCTAATATATTTTGGTATCTAAGATATACTCCTGAATACACTATATTTTCTATTATTCCTCTATTTATCTTTATATCCAAATTATCTATACTATTAGACAACATTCCTAAAGACATGCTTATAAGTTTATCTACTCTTGTTTTTAGTTCATCTTTTTTATTTATATATTCTATAAATGGATTGTACCTACCTTTTTTGTAGTCTTTTTCTAAATCTTCATAAGCATCAAGTATATATATATACTTACCTACATTAAATCCAATTCTTCTTAAATCATCCTCGAACTCATCTTCTTTATACGCAAAAATCTCTGCCATAAGATTTCCAAAAGTATTCGATACCATATCTATATTAGTATTATTTTCTTTTTCTAATTTATATAAATGATCTAGCTGAGATTTTATTATATCAGCTTTCTTGGGATATTTTTCATAAGCTAATTTAAGCTTTTTCTTATATATACTATATGCTAATTTATCTTTTATACCATTATCATCTCTTAAATTATCTTCTAATTTATAATATGTCAGAAGCACATTCATACTTGCTGCATACTCTGTAATTTCATTTGTTATTTTCTTTTTCTTTTTGAATGGATTTACTATACATCCTTCTTCTATAACCAAAGACTTAGGTCTATATACTGAAGTTAAAACCAATATTAAAAATGTTATATCATAATTTAGAGATAGTCTTGATATCTCTCCATGATTATCTTTTAGATATTTGCATAACCCACAGTAATATCCTCTATAATGCTCATATTCTCTAAATGTTAGGTCCATTTTATTAACTTTTACATAACCAAACATATTTTTATCCTCTCTAATAGTTTATTTAATTTACTTTTAGATATTTATAATTTCTACATATATATCTTCAAATTTTATTAATTCATTATCTATTATATTTAAAACTTCCTCGTTAGAATCTATATATAATTTTACCATAGTAGTAGGTAGCTTAAACCTTTTTGGCCCTAC
Encoded here:
- a CDS encoding DUF5685 family protein; amino-acid sequence: MFGYVKVNKMDLTFREYEHYRGYYCGLCKYLKDNHGEISRLSLNYDITFLILVLTSVYRPKSLVIEEGCIVNPFKKKKKITNEITEYAASMNVLLTYYKLEDNLRDDNGIKDKLAYSIYKKKLKLAYEKYPKKADIIKSQLDHLYKLEKENNTNIDMVSNTFGNLMAEIFAYKEDEFEDDLRRIGFNVGKYIYILDAYEDLEKDYKKGRYNPFIEYINKKDELKTRVDKLISMSLGMLSNSIDNLDIKINRGIIENIVYSGVYLRYQNILEKGCEVNVQ
- a CDS encoding tetratricopeptide repeat protein, yielding MYSNTYNNEMFSPIIKLMNNKDFEKAHELLNKMKDRCANWYYLNGVSAMNIGYYEEGEECIKKANAIEPGNPEYEKALKQYNFYRDDYRDRSYRYNRRRRSDLDGCCCCCCDDCCCCCGDDCCEDCMKLWCLDSCCECCGGDLVDCF
- a CDS encoding HAD family hydrolase, encoding MRNIAAFFDIDGTLYRDSLMVEHFKKLIKYDIIDQKAWYDNARDAFMNWDKRQGNYDDYLDDVCNLYVESLIGLDKNYIDFTSDQVIKLKSDRVYKYTRSRIKWHLENNHIVIFISGSPDFLVGKMAEKYNVTDFIGSNYVFENGTFNGTVIPMWDSKSKNTAIDDFVKKYNIDLSISYAYGDTNGDINMLRRVGNPIAINPTKELLNHIAKDPVISNAAKIVVERKDIIYSLSPNVDILSI